One window of Saccharopolyspora phatthalungensis genomic DNA carries:
- a CDS encoding acetyl-CoA C-acetyltransferase gives MSEAFVYDAIRTPRGRGKKTGSLHGVKPISLVVGLIRELQRRHPQLDPALIDDIVLGVVSPVADQGGDIAKTAALAAGLPETVSGVQLNRFCASGLEAVNIAAQKVRSGWEDAVLAGGVESMSRVAMGSDGGAWAMDPETNFATSFVPQGIGADLIATIEGFDRTTVDAFAAESQTRAAKAWADGRFARSVVPVTDRNGITILDRDEHIRANTTVDSLGELKSSFGDIGELGGFDAFALQKYHWVERIDHVHTAGNSSGIVDGAALVLIGGESLGERTGLRPRARIVAAALSGADPTIMLTGPGPAVRKALGKADLSIDQIDLIEINEAFASVPLKFMKEFGVGHEKVNVNGGAIAMGHPLGATGAMILGTLIDELERRNLRYGLVTLCIGGGMGIATVVERIG, from the coding sequence ATGTCCGAGGCGTTCGTCTACGACGCGATCCGCACACCACGCGGTCGCGGCAAGAAAACCGGGTCGCTGCACGGGGTCAAGCCGATCAGCCTGGTCGTGGGCCTCATCCGGGAACTGCAGCGGCGCCATCCGCAGCTGGATCCCGCACTGATCGACGACATCGTGCTGGGCGTGGTCTCGCCGGTCGCCGACCAGGGCGGCGACATCGCCAAGACCGCAGCGCTGGCCGCGGGCCTGCCCGAGACCGTCAGCGGCGTGCAGCTCAACCGCTTCTGCGCGTCCGGACTCGAAGCGGTCAACATCGCCGCCCAGAAAGTGCGCTCCGGCTGGGAGGACGCCGTGCTGGCCGGAGGCGTCGAGTCGATGTCCCGGGTCGCCATGGGTTCCGACGGCGGCGCCTGGGCGATGGACCCCGAGACCAACTTCGCCACCTCCTTCGTGCCGCAGGGCATCGGCGCCGACCTCATCGCCACCATCGAGGGTTTCGACCGGACCACTGTGGACGCCTTCGCCGCCGAGTCGCAGACCCGCGCCGCCAAGGCATGGGCCGACGGCCGCTTCGCCCGTTCGGTCGTGCCGGTCACCGACCGCAATGGCATCACCATCCTCGACCGCGACGAACACATCCGCGCGAACACCACCGTGGACAGCCTCGGCGAGCTGAAGTCGTCATTCGGCGATATCGGCGAACTCGGTGGGTTCGACGCCTTTGCGCTGCAGAAGTACCACTGGGTGGAGCGCATCGACCACGTGCACACCGCCGGCAACTCCTCCGGAATCGTCGACGGCGCCGCGCTGGTGTTGATCGGCGGCGAGTCCCTTGGCGAGCGCACCGGGCTGCGCCCGCGCGCCCGGATCGTCGCCGCAGCGCTCAGTGGCGCCGACCCGACGATCATGTTGACCGGCCCCGGCCCGGCTGTGCGCAAAGCGCTCGGCAAGGCCGATCTCAGCATCGACCAGATCGACCTGATCGAAATCAACGAGGCCTTCGCTTCGGTGCCGCTGAAGTTCATGAAGGAATTCGGTGTCGGCCACGAGAAGGTCAACGTCAACGGCGGGGCCATTGCCATGGGCCACCCGCTGGGCGCCACTGGGGCGATGATCCTGGGCACCCTCATTGACGAGCTGGAACGCCGCAACCTGCGCTACGGCCTGGTCACGCTGTGCATTGGCGGCGGTATGGGGATTGCGACTGTCGTCGAACGGATCGGCTGA
- a CDS encoding TetR/AcrR family transcriptional regulator gives METQQATAAGRKRLPRAERERQILAVAEHVFAADGYQGASMDDIAARVGLSKPMLYEYFGSKEGLLLACLQRSKRELLKATTVAAAGASTPAQLLHDCLLAFFKFGDEYAQAWALLRNESAVPNASVSSELEEIRTQQIEFTAGLLGTSRADLDPVQLEAFAEAIIGACERLALWRDRRPDITAEQATEHLLALFAPSLAQNL, from the coding sequence GTGGAGACACAGCAGGCAACGGCCGCCGGACGCAAGCGGTTGCCCCGAGCCGAGCGGGAACGGCAGATCCTCGCCGTCGCAGAGCACGTTTTCGCCGCCGACGGCTACCAGGGAGCGTCGATGGACGACATAGCGGCACGGGTCGGCCTGTCCAAGCCGATGCTCTACGAGTACTTCGGCTCAAAGGAGGGACTGCTGCTCGCCTGCCTGCAGCGGTCCAAGCGCGAACTGCTGAAAGCCACGACAGTGGCGGCCGCCGGAGCCAGCACGCCCGCGCAGCTGCTGCACGACTGCCTGCTGGCCTTCTTTAAGTTCGGCGACGAGTATGCCCAAGCCTGGGCGCTGCTGCGAAACGAGTCCGCGGTACCCAACGCTTCGGTGAGCTCCGAGCTGGAAGAGATCCGCACGCAGCAGATCGAGTTCACCGCCGGATTGCTGGGAACCTCGCGCGCCGACCTCGATCCGGTGCAGCTGGAGGCGTTCGCAGAGGCGATCATCGGCGCCTGCGAGCGACTCGCGTTGTGGCGAGACCGCCGCCCGGACATCACCGCGGAACAGGCAACCGAACACCTGCTGGCGCTGTTCGCCCCCAGCCTCGCCCAGAACCTCTAG
- a CDS encoding flavin-containing monooxygenase encodes MQRQTRDQRRHQTSVIIVGSGFAGLGMAIQLKQAGIDDFIVLEKAVDLGGTWRDNTYPGCACDVPSLMYSFSFEQNPAWSRMFARHDEISDYLQHCADKYWVRDHIHYGVVFTGAEYDEKASAWRVSTADGTEYVGRALVSGVGVLHIPSYPELPGVERFAGEVFHSAEWNHELDLAGKRVAVIGTGASAIQFVPRIATKVARLHLFQRTPPWIQPKPDLPIPGVFQRWFRRVPLLQRAARAALYWMLEARYFVVFNRRLGGFFEQLSKRYIRKVVKDPGVRAAVTPDYAMGCKRILLSSDYYPALNRSNVDLVTSGVGEVRPRSVVTGDGQEHPVDAIIYATGFHVTDAFAHLSIVGRDGRKLQDAWRNGMEAYLGIAVSGFPNLFFLLGPNTGLGHNSVVFMIESQINYVLGFLRSICRDEVSQIDVRQSVQDSFNAEIQSKLAGAVWSVGGCRSWYLDENGVNRAIWPGFTWKYWLRTRKADMADYETTVGRSR; translated from the coding sequence GTGCAACGGCAAACGCGGGACCAGCGCAGACACCAAACCTCAGTGATCATCGTGGGAAGCGGTTTCGCCGGGCTCGGGATGGCGATCCAGCTCAAGCAGGCCGGGATCGACGACTTCATCGTGCTGGAGAAGGCTGTCGATCTCGGTGGTACCTGGCGGGACAATACCTATCCCGGCTGCGCCTGCGACGTGCCGTCCCTCATGTACTCCTTCTCCTTCGAGCAGAACCCGGCCTGGTCCCGGATGTTCGCCAGGCACGACGAGATCTCTGACTACCTGCAGCACTGTGCGGATAAGTACTGGGTGCGCGACCACATCCACTACGGCGTGGTGTTCACCGGCGCCGAGTACGACGAGAAGGCCAGCGCCTGGCGGGTCTCCACGGCGGACGGGACCGAATACGTCGGCCGCGCGCTGGTGTCCGGCGTCGGTGTCCTCCACATCCCGAGCTATCCGGAACTGCCCGGCGTGGAACGCTTCGCGGGAGAGGTCTTCCACTCCGCGGAGTGGAACCACGAGCTCGACCTCGCAGGCAAACGGGTTGCGGTGATCGGAACCGGGGCCAGTGCGATCCAGTTCGTGCCGCGCATCGCTACGAAAGTCGCCCGGCTGCACCTGTTCCAGCGCACTCCGCCGTGGATCCAGCCGAAACCCGACCTGCCCATCCCGGGCGTTTTCCAGCGCTGGTTCCGCCGCGTTCCACTGCTCCAACGTGCTGCCCGCGCGGCACTGTACTGGATGCTGGAGGCTCGCTACTTCGTGGTGTTCAATCGCCGCCTCGGCGGGTTCTTCGAGCAGTTGTCCAAGCGCTACATCCGCAAGGTCGTCAAGGACCCGGGGGTGCGCGCTGCCGTGACGCCGGACTATGCCATGGGTTGCAAGCGGATCCTGCTCTCCAGTGATTACTACCCGGCGCTGAACAGATCCAATGTGGACCTAGTGACCAGTGGAGTGGGGGAGGTCCGGCCACGATCCGTGGTCACCGGTGACGGCCAGGAACACCCGGTGGACGCGATCATCTACGCCACCGGCTTCCACGTGACCGACGCATTCGCGCACCTGAGCATCGTCGGCCGCGACGGGCGAAAGCTGCAAGATGCCTGGCGCAACGGGATGGAGGCATACCTCGGCATCGCCGTCTCCGGTTTCCCGAACCTGTTCTTCTTACTGGGGCCCAACACGGGGCTCGGCCACAACTCCGTCGTGTTCATGATCGAGTCGCAGATCAACTACGTACTCGGCTTCCTGCGGTCGATCTGCCGCGACGAGGTGAGTCAGATCGACGTGCGACAGTCGGTTCAGGACTCCTTCAACGCCGAGATCCAGTCCAAACTCGCCGGCGCGGTGTGGTCGGTCGGCGGCTGCCGGAGCTGGTACCTGGACGAGAACGGCGTCAACCGCGCCATCTGGCCCGGGTTCACCTGGAAGTACTGGCTGCGCACCAGGAAAGCGGACATGGCCGACTACGAGACGACCGTCGGCCGATCCCGTTGA
- a CDS encoding M14 family zinc carboxypeptidase → MAAPPPCSEERRENPITELTSYDELLVELDRIKRVSAGRIAVETIGQSSRGRDMFVATVGSGPKVVLIAAEIHGNEKTGPDAVLELLDYLGTSDSSRAKQVRDQLTVVAMPKINPDGSALDRRGNDMTWQEVQARLPQLLNAQPAWNYYTDTRQGDDYSQRPGFDINRDYNPNLDYQPQDFPGASDQPGWFVSPETQAVRDVYRSLQAEFGAVDTYIDLHHQGACYTVAGTDRYVTMSLSGKFVTDPATPAGAEYADFADTYRPEYSQRLNVAAYNALQVAAIQNPDFGNITLYPQDIDLPCTGLGSFQLNGSGAVLFEVRGQTQTLGQQHREMLTQAVYIGLDGILSSIASGQVNQLDPAAYDRIPLTDRGQRTTTDVTDFEF, encoded by the coding sequence ATGGCGGCCCCGCCACCGTGCAGCGAGGAACGACGCGAGAACCCCATCACCGAGCTCACCAGCTATGACGAACTCCTGGTCGAGCTCGATCGGATCAAACGGGTCAGCGCGGGGCGTATCGCGGTGGAAACCATCGGTCAATCCAGCCGCGGACGCGACATGTTCGTCGCGACTGTCGGCAGCGGCCCCAAGGTCGTGCTCATCGCTGCCGAAATCCACGGCAACGAGAAAACCGGCCCTGATGCCGTCCTGGAGCTGCTTGACTACCTGGGCACCTCGGATTCCAGTCGAGCCAAGCAGGTCCGCGATCAGCTGACCGTGGTGGCGATGCCGAAGATCAACCCGGACGGGTCGGCGCTAGACCGACGCGGTAACGACATGACCTGGCAGGAAGTGCAGGCACGCCTTCCGCAATTGCTGAATGCGCAGCCAGCGTGGAACTACTACACCGATACTCGGCAGGGCGACGACTACTCGCAACGGCCCGGTTTCGACATCAACCGCGACTACAACCCCAACCTCGATTACCAGCCGCAGGACTTCCCCGGTGCCAGCGATCAGCCAGGATGGTTCGTCAGCCCGGAGACGCAGGCGGTGCGCGACGTCTACCGCTCGTTGCAGGCGGAGTTCGGCGCAGTCGACACCTACATCGACCTGCACCACCAAGGCGCCTGCTACACGGTTGCCGGCACCGACCGGTACGTGACCATGAGCCTGTCCGGCAAGTTCGTCACCGACCCTGCCACTCCAGCTGGCGCCGAGTACGCCGATTTCGCCGACACTTACCGGCCGGAGTACTCCCAGCGACTCAACGTCGCCGCGTACAACGCACTGCAGGTCGCAGCTATCCAGAACCCCGACTTCGGCAACATCACGCTCTACCCGCAAGACATCGACCTGCCGTGCACCGGCCTCGGTTCGTTCCAGCTCAACGGCAGCGGCGCGGTGTTGTTCGAGGTGCGCGGCCAGACCCAGACCCTCGGTCAGCAGCATCGGGAGATGCTGACCCAAGCCGTCTACATCGGACTCGACGGAATCCTGTCGTCGATCGCCAGCGGCCAGGTCAACCAGCTCGATCCCGCCGCCTATGACCGGATTCCGCTGACCGACCGCGGCCAGCGAACCACAACTGACGTCACGGACTTTGAATTCTGA
- the trpD gene encoding anthranilate phosphoribosyltransferase, producing MTSTPPPTAAATDSPRAASPVTRSWAELLSGLLDGRDLTDANTAWVMDQVVRGEATTAQIAGFLTALRAKTETSSEVCGLVNALARYGTKVTIPGPTVDIVGTGGDRTGAVNISTMAAIVAAATGVTVVKHGGRAASSSSCGAADLVEQLGVSLELTPSQAARIAAEAGITFLFAPIYSPALHHVAAVRRELAVPTVFNILGPVINPANPGHQVVGVADARMMPVLADVLAARGCSALVVRGQDGLDKLTTAATSQVWIVRDGIARATLLDPRELGVPRVEPAALRGGGAASNARIVRNLLNGQHGPVRDVVLLNAAAALVAVAPSGACLIEQLAAGMAQCAEAVDSGAAKATLNRWITVTRETTKADT from the coding sequence GTGACATCGACACCGCCCCCTACCGCCGCCGCGACCGACTCCCCTCGCGCAGCAAGCCCAGTCACGCGTTCATGGGCTGAATTACTTTCCGGCCTGCTCGATGGCCGAGACCTGACCGACGCGAACACAGCGTGGGTCATGGATCAGGTGGTCCGCGGCGAGGCGACAACCGCCCAGATCGCTGGTTTCCTGACCGCGCTTCGGGCCAAAACCGAGACCAGCTCAGAGGTTTGCGGCCTGGTGAATGCTCTCGCCAGGTACGGCACGAAGGTCACGATCCCGGGACCGACCGTCGACATTGTCGGCACCGGGGGCGATCGTACCGGCGCGGTCAACATTTCCACGATGGCCGCCATCGTCGCGGCCGCCACCGGGGTGACCGTCGTCAAGCACGGCGGCCGAGCCGCGTCATCGTCTTCGTGCGGCGCGGCCGACCTGGTGGAACAACTCGGCGTATCGCTGGAACTGACCCCGAGTCAGGCCGCGCGGATAGCGGCCGAGGCCGGCATCACGTTTCTATTCGCGCCGATCTACAGCCCAGCTCTGCACCACGTCGCCGCCGTGCGTCGGGAACTCGCGGTACCGACGGTCTTCAACATCCTGGGGCCGGTGATCAACCCCGCAAATCCTGGGCATCAGGTGGTCGGCGTCGCCGATGCGAGGATGATGCCGGTGCTCGCCGACGTCCTAGCGGCACGCGGCTGCTCCGCCTTGGTCGTCCGGGGTCAGGACGGTCTCGACAAGCTCACCACGGCGGCCACCTCCCAGGTCTGGATAGTGCGCGATGGCATCGCGAGGGCGACTCTGCTCGACCCTCGTGAACTGGGTGTTCCTCGCGTCGAGCCCGCAGCGCTGCGCGGCGGCGGGGCGGCCAGCAACGCCCGCATCGTCCGAAATCTGCTCAACGGGCAACACGGGCCGGTGCGTGATGTGGTACTCCTCAACGCCGCGGCAGCTCTCGTGGCCGTCGCCCCTTCCGGAGCCTGCCTCATCGAGCAACTCGCCGCTGGGATGGCGCAGTGTGCCGAAGCCGTCGATTCCGGAGCAGCCAAGGCGACTTTGAATCGGTGGATCACCGTGACTCGCGAGACGACCAAAGCCGACACATGA
- a CDS encoding DUF6319 family protein, which yields MSPLSSDELREIREELTAGTTPTVWFTGSAVGVQEGRSGKVIALGEPAEGDFIQVRPAGSKDVLSFSVAEVTKVKPSRKRTTPPEPPAKPAAKPRAAAPAKPVAGQAKPSAPAKPRAAAASTPAPATASASAKPTGGAAARRKPRQAKPIGGATVTLTADQEGQWSVEVSTGKKRVVRSTPVAANAVAQAAKALHADVAAAVEPLIDAAREQQRARVEQLREELAAAQAALDELAN from the coding sequence ATGTCACCGCTGTCGTCTGACGAGCTGCGCGAAATCCGCGAGGAACTGACCGCCGGAACCACCCCGACGGTGTGGTTCACCGGTTCGGCCGTGGGCGTGCAGGAAGGCCGCTCCGGCAAGGTCATCGCGCTCGGCGAACCGGCCGAGGGCGACTTCATCCAGGTCCGCCCGGCCGGTTCGAAAGACGTGCTGTCCTTCTCGGTCGCGGAGGTCACGAAGGTCAAACCGTCCCGCAAGCGAACAACGCCACCCGAGCCACCGGCGAAACCCGCAGCCAAGCCTCGGGCGGCTGCTCCGGCCAAGCCCGTCGCTGGGCAGGCGAAGCCGTCGGCTCCCGCGAAGCCTCGGGCCGCTGCGGCTTCCACTCCCGCTCCGGCGACTGCCTCGGCGTCCGCGAAGCCGACCGGAGGTGCGGCGGCCCGACGCAAACCGCGGCAGGCGAAGCCGATCGGTGGTGCGACGGTGACGTTGACAGCGGACCAGGAAGGGCAGTGGAGCGTCGAGGTCAGCACCGGAAAGAAGCGCGTAGTGCGCTCGACGCCGGTCGCGGCGAACGCTGTGGCGCAGGCGGCGAAAGCGCTGCACGCCGACGTTGCGGCGGCGGTGGAGCCACTGATCGATGCTGCCCGCGAACAGCAGCGGGCCCGAGTCGAACAGCTGCGCGAGGAGCTCGCCGCAGCGCAGGCGGCGCTCGACGAGCTCGCGAACTGA
- a CDS encoding 3-hydroxyacyl-CoA dehydrogenase NAD-binding domain-containing protein: MSEQHTIRWESDADGIVVLTLDDPKQQANTMNERYRRAMEQTLQRLESELDNITGVVLTSAKSTFFAGGDLRDLIRARTGDAELVNEITTGIKRGLRRLETLGVPVVAALNGTALGGGLEIALACHHRIALNNPNARFGLPEVTLGLLPGGGGIVRTVRMLGIADALLNVLLQGQRLAPAKAAEIGIIDELVDSPEQLLTAAKDWIKANPQATQPWDRPGHKIPGGDPSNPKFAANLPAFPANLRKQLKGAPLPAPRNILAAAVEGAQVDFDTALTIEGRYFVDLVCGQTAKNMSKAFFFDLQHINSGGSRPIGEPAWQAKKVAVLGGGMMGAGIAYVCAKAGMQVVLKDISLAAAEKGKEYSVKLLEKAIAKGRSTQDEADELLARITPTDQLEPLTGCDLVIEAVFEDPKIKRQVYAEVQDVVDGDALIASNTSTLPITSLAEGVRRREDFIGLHFFSPVDKMPLVEIIRGEHTSDRALARAFDVVQQINKTPIVVNDSRGFFTSRVIGTFVNEGVSMLAEGIHPASIEQASAQAGFPAPVLQLFDELTLTLPRKIRDETKRAVEAAGGTWTPHPAERVLDRMVDEFDRKGRSSGAGFYDYVDGKRVGLWPGLVEHFGASGRNPAEVSLTDLKERMLFVEALETVKCLDEGVLRSVPDANIGSILGIGFPAWTGGVVQYMNGYAGGLPGFVARARELAERYGPRFEPPTSLVHRAEAGEPFDMGEPDVEIVAATAA, encoded by the coding sequence ATGAGCGAGCAGCACACCATCCGCTGGGAGTCCGACGCCGACGGCATCGTCGTGCTGACCCTGGACGACCCGAAGCAGCAGGCCAACACCATGAACGAGCGCTACCGGCGCGCCATGGAACAAACCCTGCAGCGCCTGGAATCCGAGCTCGACAACATCACCGGCGTGGTCCTCACCTCGGCGAAGAGCACCTTCTTCGCCGGCGGTGACCTGCGGGACCTGATCCGGGCCCGGACCGGCGACGCCGAGCTGGTCAACGAGATCACCACCGGCATCAAGCGGGGGCTGCGCCGCCTCGAAACGCTCGGCGTGCCGGTGGTCGCAGCGCTAAACGGCACCGCACTGGGCGGCGGGCTGGAGATCGCGCTGGCTTGTCACCACCGCATCGCGCTGAACAATCCCAACGCCCGCTTCGGTCTCCCCGAGGTCACCCTCGGCCTGCTGCCCGGAGGGGGCGGCATCGTCCGCACCGTTCGCATGCTGGGCATTGCCGACGCGCTGCTTAACGTACTGCTACAGGGCCAACGGCTGGCTCCGGCGAAGGCCGCGGAGATCGGCATCATCGACGAATTGGTCGACTCGCCGGAACAGCTCCTGACGGCCGCCAAGGACTGGATCAAGGCCAACCCCCAGGCGACGCAGCCCTGGGACCGCCCCGGACACAAGATTCCCGGCGGCGACCCATCGAATCCGAAGTTCGCCGCCAATCTCCCGGCGTTCCCGGCCAACCTCCGCAAGCAGCTCAAAGGCGCACCGCTGCCCGCGCCGCGCAACATCCTGGCCGCCGCAGTGGAGGGCGCTCAAGTCGACTTCGACACGGCGCTCACCATCGAGGGCCGCTACTTCGTGGACCTGGTCTGCGGCCAAACCGCGAAGAACATGAGCAAGGCGTTCTTCTTCGACCTCCAGCACATCAACTCCGGCGGGAGCCGACCCATCGGCGAACCCGCCTGGCAAGCGAAGAAGGTCGCGGTGCTCGGCGGTGGCATGATGGGCGCGGGCATCGCCTACGTGTGCGCCAAGGCCGGGATGCAGGTCGTGCTTAAAGACATCTCCCTGGCTGCGGCTGAGAAAGGCAAGGAGTACTCGGTGAAGCTCCTGGAGAAGGCCATTGCCAAGGGCCGCTCCACGCAGGACGAGGCCGACGAACTGCTGGCCCGGATCACGCCCACCGACCAGCTTGAGCCGCTGACCGGCTGCGACCTGGTCATCGAGGCCGTCTTCGAGGACCCGAAGATCAAGCGGCAGGTGTATGCGGAGGTGCAGGATGTCGTCGACGGTGACGCGCTGATCGCCTCCAACACCTCCACGCTGCCGATCACCAGCCTCGCCGAGGGCGTGCGCCGCCGGGAGGACTTCATTGGCCTGCACTTCTTCTCCCCGGTCGACAAGATGCCGCTCGTGGAGATCATTCGCGGCGAGCACACCAGCGACCGCGCTCTGGCGCGCGCGTTCGACGTGGTTCAGCAGATCAACAAGACGCCCATCGTGGTCAACGACAGCCGCGGCTTCTTCACTAGCCGGGTCATCGGCACCTTCGTCAACGAAGGCGTGTCGATGCTCGCCGAAGGCATTCACCCGGCGTCCATCGAGCAGGCCTCAGCGCAGGCCGGATTCCCGGCCCCCGTCTTGCAGCTGTTCGATGAGCTGACCTTGACGCTGCCGCGCAAGATCCGCGACGAGACCAAGCGGGCCGTTGAGGCTGCCGGTGGAACCTGGACCCCCCACCCTGCGGAGCGGGTGCTGGACCGCATGGTCGACGAGTTCGATCGCAAGGGACGTTCCAGCGGCGCGGGTTTCTACGACTACGTCGACGGCAAGCGGGTCGGGCTGTGGCCAGGGCTGGTCGAGCATTTCGGCGCGTCCGGGCGCAACCCGGCCGAGGTGAGCCTGACCGATCTCAAGGAGCGGATGCTGTTCGTGGAGGCGCTGGAAACCGTCAAGTGCCTCGATGAAGGCGTGCTGCGGTCGGTGCCGGACGCCAACATCGGTTCGATCCTCGGCATCGGGTTCCCGGCCTGGACCGGCGGAGTCGTGCAGTACATGAACGGCTACGCAGGCGGGCTGCCCGGATTCGTCGCGCGCGCCAGGGAACTGGCCGAACGGTACGGGCCGCGGTTTGAGCCGCCGACCTCGCTGGTTCACCGGGCCGAGGCGGGAGAGCCGTTCGACATGGGCGAACCCGACGTGGAGATCGTGGCCGCTACGGCAGCGTGA
- a CDS encoding (Fe-S)-binding protein, which translates to MSETPARPGAFDALHPPQRELVDDCVHCGFCLPSCPTYDLWGEEMDSPRGRIYLMKEGLEGEPLTDSMVGHFDACLGCMACVTACPSGVQYGTLITETRAQVQRHHQRGRWERLLRTAIFTLFPYPRRLKAMRGPLALYQRLGIGALLKRSGLLAKLPAGLQVMESLAPPITRVPKLGHRVPARGKRRAVVGMITGCVQSAFFPDVNAATARILAAEGCDVVIPPAQGCCGALSEHAGREAEAVKFARDLMDTFEESGVDYVVVNSAGCGSTLKEYPRLLQDDPEYAERAERFSARVRDIAEVLVELGPVAERHPLPVRIAYHDACHLAHGQGIRSQPRELLRAIPGLEVREINRGELCCGSAGVYNLLQPEAARELGDRKAENVLDTGAMLLVTANPGCSMQIRTALERRGEHLAMAHTAQVLDASIRGQGVETLLRG; encoded by the coding sequence ATGAGCGAGACCCCCGCCCGCCCGGGCGCCTTCGACGCCCTGCACCCGCCGCAGCGCGAGCTCGTCGACGACTGCGTCCACTGCGGATTCTGCTTGCCCAGCTGCCCGACCTATGACCTGTGGGGCGAGGAGATGGACTCGCCGCGCGGACGCATTTACCTGATGAAGGAGGGGTTGGAAGGCGAGCCCCTGACCGACTCCATGGTCGGGCACTTCGACGCATGCCTTGGTTGCATGGCGTGCGTGACCGCCTGCCCGTCTGGGGTGCAGTACGGCACGCTGATCACCGAGACGCGGGCGCAGGTCCAGCGGCATCACCAACGCGGCCGTTGGGAACGACTACTGCGCACGGCGATCTTCACGCTGTTCCCGTACCCGCGTCGCCTCAAAGCGATGCGCGGACCGCTCGCGCTTTACCAGCGGCTCGGCATCGGAGCCCTGCTCAAGCGGTCCGGACTGCTGGCGAAGCTGCCGGCGGGGCTACAGGTGATGGAGTCCCTGGCGCCGCCGATCACCCGGGTGCCGAAGCTGGGGCACCGGGTCCCCGCACGGGGCAAGCGCCGCGCGGTCGTCGGGATGATCACCGGCTGCGTGCAGAGCGCCTTCTTCCCCGACGTCAACGCGGCAACGGCCCGCATCCTCGCCGCCGAAGGCTGCGACGTCGTGATCCCACCAGCGCAAGGGTGCTGCGGCGCGCTCAGCGAGCACGCCGGGCGCGAAGCCGAAGCGGTCAAGTTCGCCCGCGACCTGATGGACACCTTCGAGGAATCCGGTGTGGACTATGTCGTCGTCAACTCGGCTGGCTGCGGCTCCACGTTGAAGGAGTACCCGCGCCTGTTGCAAGACGACCCCGAATACGCCGAGCGCGCGGAGCGGTTCTCCGCTCGGGTGCGCGATATCGCCGAAGTACTCGTCGAACTCGGCCCCGTCGCAGAGCGGCACCCGCTGCCCGTTCGGATCGCCTACCACGACGCCTGCCATCTGGCGCACGGGCAAGGTATCCGATCGCAGCCGCGAGAACTGCTGCGGGCGATCCCCGGACTGGAGGTGCGGGAGATCAACCGCGGTGAACTGTGCTGTGGTTCCGCAGGGGTCTACAACCTGCTCCAACCGGAGGCCGCGCGTGAACTGGGCGACCGCAAGGCCGAGAACGTGCTGGACACCGGGGCGATGCTGCTGGTGACGGCGAACCCCGGGTGTTCGATGCAGATTCGCACCGCACTGGAGCGCCGGGGTGAGCACCTCGCGATGGCGCACACCGCGCAAGTGCTCGACGCGTCGATCCGGGGTCAGGGCGTCGAAACGCTGCTGCGCGGCTGA